The Podarcis raffonei isolate rPodRaf1 chromosome 2, rPodRaf1.pri, whole genome shotgun sequence genome window below encodes:
- the LOC128409110 gene encoding regulator of G-protein signaling 3-like isoform X1: MLSPLQKCGSEGCLVDCDFFPWHRSTLRRRHQSFEESESGGDHEAPSQEKPSPPSILLEGAEVSTCLQIPLQDPGGVWRSRSEGRLDQKGVPCPGETEVVDKTGSGWSLPSPKSLRKERRLRGRVAAAKQHLRNLFGGSNKSLASSVESDLGSEGDSNCQAQQRQKRRRRKNKRNFLRLWSSGGNEIQSLRPTPEEAQEWAESLEKLLLHPYGRSVFHAFLKSEFSEENLDFWLACEDYRKLRGCDKLQDSAKKIYDQYVTIHAPKEVNLDCQTRDITNRNILLPTRSCFEQAQRRIYGLMEKDSYPRFLRSLLYQTLSQPDRHQPNGPV; this comes from the exons atGCTAAGCCCCCTCCAGAAATGTGGCTCGGAAGGCTGCCTGGTAGACTGCGATTTTTTCCCTTGGCACAGGAGCACCCTCCGAAGGCGGCACCAGAGCTTCGAGGAGTCGGAGTCCGGGGGTGACCACGAGGCTCCCAGCCAGGAGAAGCCCTCCCCTCCCAGCATCCTCTTGGAGGGCGCAGAAGTGTCCACCTGCCTCCAGATCCCCCTGCAAGACCCCGGAGGGGTGTGGCGTTCCCGCAGCGAGGGCCGCCTGGACCAAAAGGGGGTGCCGTGCCCAGGGGAGACCGAGGTGGTGGACAAAACAGGAAGCGGGTGGAGCTTGCCGTCCCCCAAGTCTTTGAGGAAAGAGCGACGCCTCAGAGGGAGAGTTGCGGCGGCCAAGCAGCACTTGAGGAATCTCTTCGGAGGGTCCAACAAA tCTCTGGCGTCGAGTGTGGAATCGGATCTGGGATCAGAAGGTGACAGCAACTGCCAGGCACAACAGAGGCAAAAACGCCGCCG gaggaaaaataaaagaaacttcCTAAGGTTATGGAGCTCAGGGGGTAATGAAATTCAATCCCTAAG GCCGACTCCTGAGGAGGCGCAAGAATGGGCTGAATCTCTGGAAAAGTTACTGCTTCATCCAT ATGGACGGTCTGTCTTCCACGCTTTCCTCAAGTCAGAGTTCAGCGAAGAGAATTTGGATTTCTGGCTAGCGTGCGAAGACTACCGGAAGCTACGAGGCTGCGACAAACTCCAGGACAGCGCCAAGAAGATCTATGACCAATACGTCACCATCCATGCCCCCAAAGAG GTGAACCTTGACTGCCAGACCAGAGACATCACAAATCGGAACATTTTGCTACCCACTCGTTCGTGCTTCGAACAGGCTCAGAGGCGCATATACGGCCTGATGGAGAAGGACTCGTATCCCAGATTCCTCCGCTCCCTCCTTTACCAAACCTTGTCACAGCCTGACAGACACCAACCCAACGGGCCTGTGTAA
- the LOC128409110 gene encoding regulator of G-protein signaling 8-like isoform X2, whose amino-acid sequence MLSPLQKCGSEGCLVDCDFFPWHRSTLRRRHQSFEESESGGDHEAPSQEKPSPPSILLEGAEVSTCLQIPLQDPGGVWRSRSEGRLDQKGVPCPGETEVVDKTGSGWSLPSPKSLRKERRLRGRVAAAKQHLRNLFGGSNKSLASSVESDLGSEGDSNCQAQQRQKRRRPTPEEAQEWAESLEKLLLHPYGRSVFHAFLKSEFSEENLDFWLACEDYRKLRGCDKLQDSAKKIYDQYVTIHAPKEVNLDCQTRDITNRNILLPTRSCFEQAQRRIYGLMEKDSYPRFLRSLLYQTLSQPDRHQPNGPV is encoded by the exons atGCTAAGCCCCCTCCAGAAATGTGGCTCGGAAGGCTGCCTGGTAGACTGCGATTTTTTCCCTTGGCACAGGAGCACCCTCCGAAGGCGGCACCAGAGCTTCGAGGAGTCGGAGTCCGGGGGTGACCACGAGGCTCCCAGCCAGGAGAAGCCCTCCCCTCCCAGCATCCTCTTGGAGGGCGCAGAAGTGTCCACCTGCCTCCAGATCCCCCTGCAAGACCCCGGAGGGGTGTGGCGTTCCCGCAGCGAGGGCCGCCTGGACCAAAAGGGGGTGCCGTGCCCAGGGGAGACCGAGGTGGTGGACAAAACAGGAAGCGGGTGGAGCTTGCCGTCCCCCAAGTCTTTGAGGAAAGAGCGACGCCTCAGAGGGAGAGTTGCGGCGGCCAAGCAGCACTTGAGGAATCTCTTCGGAGGGTCCAACAAA tCTCTGGCGTCGAGTGTGGAATCGGATCTGGGATCAGAAGGTGACAGCAACTGCCAGGCACAACAGAGGCAAAAACGCCGCCG GCCGACTCCTGAGGAGGCGCAAGAATGGGCTGAATCTCTGGAAAAGTTACTGCTTCATCCAT ATGGACGGTCTGTCTTCCACGCTTTCCTCAAGTCAGAGTTCAGCGAAGAGAATTTGGATTTCTGGCTAGCGTGCGAAGACTACCGGAAGCTACGAGGCTGCGACAAACTCCAGGACAGCGCCAAGAAGATCTATGACCAATACGTCACCATCCATGCCCCCAAAGAG GTGAACCTTGACTGCCAGACCAGAGACATCACAAATCGGAACATTTTGCTACCCACTCGTTCGTGCTTCGAACAGGCTCAGAGGCGCATATACGGCCTGATGGAGAAGGACTCGTATCCCAGATTCCTCCGCTCCCTCCTTTACCAAACCTTGTCACAGCCTGACAGACACCAACCCAACGGGCCTGTGTAA